A single region of the Paramicrobacterium fandaimingii genome encodes:
- a CDS encoding ABC transporter substrate-binding protein: MKKGMMAKLAVGAAAFALVLTGCSGSGGDDGGGAEHPLTIGMPNGPQTDNNNPFIATSAASSLGYTWLMYEPLAQWNPTDPATEPEPWLAKSWEWNDDYTSVSITPRDDVTWSDGEKMTVDDVAYTFNLVKDTEGFNANAIGYKDISVDGDSVTVTFDSSQLLNKTKVLGTFIVPEHIWSKMDDPTKDTNKDPVGTGPYTLTSWTQQVISFEPNDDYWGGQPPVPEIRYTSYTDNNAQLTALLSGSAQWSYVFIPDMEKTYISKSDTNKAYMPTGLGIDALFLNTQEAPFNNVAMRKAANMVIDRGAVHKQGYSGFKGLVDTVTGLPSPAGDAFTAEKYKGKTQKVDVDGAKSVLEDAGYTWDSNDKLLDPDGNAVTVEFIDPAGWSDYLASLQIMADNLSQIGVDATVETPTVDAWTSALAEGDFQASLHWTNTGATPWDIYSNIMDGAQLKPIGEGASWNFGRFENDEVTQLLADYAVTPDEDARQKMMDRIQEIFVEEVPAIPMAAGPIGAEYSTKYWTGFPSEDDPYAVPQPTQPSISMIVMKLTPAK, encoded by the coding sequence GTGAAGAAAGGAATGATGGCCAAACTGGCCGTCGGGGCAGCAGCATTCGCCCTGGTACTCACCGGCTGCAGCGGTTCGGGAGGCGACGATGGGGGCGGTGCCGAGCACCCCCTGACCATCGGCATGCCGAATGGTCCGCAGACAGACAACAACAACCCGTTCATCGCCACATCCGCGGCATCCAGTCTCGGTTATACCTGGCTCATGTACGAGCCGCTCGCTCAGTGGAACCCGACGGATCCCGCAACAGAGCCAGAACCATGGCTCGCGAAGTCGTGGGAGTGGAACGACGACTACACGTCGGTATCCATCACCCCTCGCGACGACGTCACCTGGTCTGATGGCGAGAAGATGACCGTCGACGACGTCGCATACACGTTCAATCTTGTGAAAGACACCGAGGGCTTCAACGCGAATGCCATCGGGTACAAAGACATCTCCGTCGACGGCGACTCGGTCACCGTCACGTTCGATTCGTCGCAGCTGCTCAACAAGACGAAGGTGCTCGGCACGTTCATCGTTCCCGAGCACATCTGGTCGAAGATGGATGACCCGACGAAAGACACGAACAAGGACCCAGTGGGAACCGGGCCGTACACGTTGACGTCGTGGACCCAGCAGGTGATCTCCTTTGAGCCGAACGACGATTACTGGGGCGGTCAACCTCCTGTGCCCGAGATTCGGTACACCTCCTACACCGATAACAATGCTCAGCTGACGGCGCTGCTCTCTGGCTCGGCCCAGTGGAGCTACGTGTTCATTCCCGACATGGAGAAGACCTACATCTCGAAGTCCGATACCAACAAGGCATATATGCCCACGGGCCTCGGCATCGACGCGCTGTTCCTCAACACGCAGGAAGCGCCATTCAACAACGTGGCAATGCGCAAGGCGGCGAACATGGTGATTGACCGAGGTGCCGTGCACAAGCAGGGCTACTCCGGGTTCAAAGGTCTCGTTGACACCGTCACCGGATTGCCCTCGCCCGCCGGTGACGCATTCACAGCCGAGAAGTACAAGGGCAAGACGCAGAAGGTCGACGTCGATGGAGCCAAGAGCGTGCTCGAGGATGCCGGTTACACCTGGGACTCGAACGACAAGCTCCTTGACCCTGACGGTAACGCCGTGACCGTTGAATTCATCGACCCGGCCGGCTGGTCTGACTACCTCGCCAGCCTGCAGATCATGGCAGACAACCTGTCGCAGATCGGTGTCGACGCAACAGTCGAGACCCCCACCGTCGACGCGTGGACGAGCGCGCTCGCCGAGGGCGACTTCCAGGCATCGCTGCACTGGACGAACACCGGGGCAACCCCGTGGGACATCTACTCGAACATCATGGACGGAGCTCAGCTCAAGCCGATCGGCGAGGGCGCATCGTGGAACTTCGGCCGGTTCGAGAACGACGAAGTCACGCAGCTCCTCGCCGATTACGCTGTGACGCCAGACGAGGACGCACGCCAGAAGATGATGGACCGCATTCAAGAGATCTTCGTCGAAGAAGTGCCCGCGATTCCGATGGCCGCCGGCCCGATCGGCGCGGAGTACAGCACGAAGTACTGGACGGGATTCCCGAGTGAAGACGACCCGTATGCCGTGCCGCAGCCGACGCAGCCCAGCATCTCGATGATCGTGATGAAGCTCACACCGGCGAAGTAG
- a CDS encoding TetR/AcrR family transcriptional regulator yields the protein MGSKTDDGRIVPAAARVAKPQARTAAKREGILKAALSVFGTRGYNNAALAEIAEQAGMTHAGVLHHFGSKEGLLVAVLKYRDGEETSGVEARAQVEGPAFLEHMLETVIENMSRPGVVQTYAVLSAESVTDRHPAQEYFRGRFAGLRRKIAGVIAGVAGREIDDEVKDAANAVIAVMDGLQVQWLLEPDAVDMPRTVAMILDELIERLSTGTPAPSAVDRASHLAPGRAETRA from the coding sequence ATGGGGAGCAAGACCGATGATGGCCGCATCGTGCCCGCCGCGGCGCGCGTAGCGAAACCGCAGGCACGCACGGCGGCGAAGCGTGAAGGCATCCTCAAAGCTGCGCTGTCGGTGTTCGGCACGCGCGGCTATAACAACGCCGCTCTCGCCGAGATCGCCGAGCAGGCTGGCATGACCCACGCGGGCGTTCTGCACCACTTCGGATCGAAGGAGGGCCTGCTCGTCGCCGTGCTCAAATACCGTGACGGCGAAGAGACGAGCGGAGTCGAGGCCCGCGCCCAGGTGGAAGGCCCTGCGTTTCTCGAGCACATGCTCGAGACCGTCATCGAGAACATGTCACGCCCTGGCGTTGTGCAGACCTACGCCGTGCTCTCCGCAGAGTCGGTCACCGACCGCCACCCGGCACAGGAGTACTTTCGCGGCCGGTTCGCCGGGCTGCGCCGCAAGATCGCAGGCGTCATCGCGGGAGTCGCCGGGCGCGAGATAGACGACGAGGTGAAGGATGCCGCAAACGCGGTGATCGCCGTGATGGACGGCCTTCAGGTGCAATGGCTGCTTGAACCGGATGCTGTCGATATGCCGCGTACCGTCGCGATGATTCTCGACGAGCTCATCGAGCGCCTCTCCACGGGCACGCCGGCACCATCCGCCGTTGACCGCGCATCGCATTTGGCGCCCGGTCGTGCCGAGACGAGGGCATAG
- a CDS encoding M56 family metallopeptidase, translated as MLLSAALLAAALVLIVVTPTVLKAGPWAVHHPRTALLMWFSACALGCASALASIGAAVVGGLMAGDASDGATAIALTVASWLGLGIVGAASALIVTTTEPIVHESRVRLRDVVPASGSVDERRDLTLAHIASNDVVACSLPGRDPAIIIPSRLETALTRPQLQAVLAHEYAHLRGRHHLLKSVVRINAACLPPRLRAGRDFERATTLLLELIADDSAAKQAGPVHLANALAAIGDLSGDAGLHLRAERLTTRRWPRARSRRVPVAIRL; from the coding sequence ATGCTGCTCTCCGCTGCTCTGCTCGCGGCTGCCCTCGTGCTCATTGTCGTCACGCCCACTGTGCTCAAGGCTGGGCCGTGGGCGGTGCATCACCCGCGCACAGCTCTGTTGATGTGGTTCTCTGCCTGCGCGCTCGGCTGCGCGAGCGCCCTCGCTTCCATCGGCGCGGCTGTCGTCGGTGGGCTCATGGCCGGGGATGCGTCGGATGGCGCAACGGCGATCGCGCTCACTGTCGCCTCCTGGCTCGGCCTCGGCATCGTCGGCGCCGCAAGTGCGCTGATCGTCACGACGACAGAGCCCATCGTGCATGAATCGAGAGTAAGACTGCGCGATGTCGTGCCCGCAAGCGGCTCCGTTGACGAGCGCCGAGATCTCACGCTCGCGCACATCGCGAGCAATGACGTCGTCGCGTGCTCGCTTCCGGGCCGCGACCCGGCAATCATCATTCCCTCGCGGCTCGAAACGGCGTTGACGCGCCCTCAGCTGCAGGCGGTGCTCGCGCACGAATACGCCCACCTTCGCGGTCGCCATCATCTGCTGAAGAGCGTCGTCCGCATCAACGCGGCGTGCCTTCCGCCTCGGCTGCGCGCGGGCCGCGATTTTGAGCGCGCGACGACACTCCTCTTGGAGCTCATAGCCGACGATTCCGCAGCCAAGCAGGCGGGCCCCGTGCACCTCGCCAACGCCCTCGCGGCAATCGGAGACCTCTCGGGAGACGCCGGGCTGCACCTGCGCGCCGAGCGCCTCACAACACGCCGGTGGCCGCGAGCGCGCTCGCGGCGGGTGCCCGTGGCTATTCGCCTCTGA
- a CDS encoding ABC transporter ATP-binding protein has product MSDEPLLAARDLTKHFPVKGAGRRVVHAVDGIDIELHAGEVVALVGESGSGKSTVARLLAKLMPNTAGDVLFDGRRVTARFGRKFRAYCRRVQMILQDPFASLNPIHRVRYVLTRSLTIHRGRMTTDERERMLRELLERVDLTPPERYLEKFPHELSGGQRQRVAIARALGADPEVLLADEPVSMLDVSIRIGVLNLLRDLKDRFHLAVLYITHDIASARYFADRTLVMYAGQIVERGPSEAVTQHPRHPYTQLLIASAPDADRLEELEKTEATGEPPSLISPPTGCRFHPRCPFAMERCRTDAPPMFAGDDGQESACWLYADDAAAEREAAFGAKEPGAAQA; this is encoded by the coding sequence ATGAGTGACGAGCCACTTCTCGCCGCGAGGGACCTCACAAAGCATTTCCCCGTGAAGGGGGCGGGACGTCGTGTGGTTCACGCTGTCGACGGAATCGACATCGAGCTTCACGCAGGCGAAGTGGTAGCGCTCGTCGGCGAATCGGGCTCGGGCAAATCGACGGTCGCCCGTCTGCTCGCCAAGCTCATGCCGAACACAGCTGGTGACGTGCTGTTCGACGGACGCCGGGTCACCGCTCGGTTCGGCCGCAAGTTTCGGGCGTACTGCCGCCGCGTGCAGATGATTCTGCAAGACCCGTTCGCATCGCTCAATCCCATTCACCGCGTGCGCTATGTGCTCACACGCTCTCTCACCATCCATCGAGGGCGCATGACGACAGACGAGAGGGAGCGGATGCTCCGTGAGCTGCTCGAGCGCGTCGACCTGACTCCTCCCGAGCGCTACCTCGAGAAGTTCCCCCACGAACTCTCGGGAGGTCAGCGTCAGCGCGTCGCCATCGCCCGTGCTCTCGGAGCGGATCCCGAGGTGCTACTTGCAGACGAGCCCGTTTCGATGCTCGACGTGTCGATTCGCATCGGCGTTCTCAACCTGCTGCGCGACCTCAAAGACCGCTTCCACCTCGCTGTTCTCTATATCACTCACGACATCGCGTCTGCCCGGTACTTCGCCGATCGCACGCTCGTGATGTACGCGGGGCAGATCGTCGAGCGTGGTCCGAGCGAGGCTGTCACGCAGCATCCTCGACACCCGTATACCCAGCTGCTCATTGCCTCTGCGCCCGACGCCGACCGGCTCGAAGAGCTCGAGAAGACCGAAGCGACGGGGGAGCCACCGAGCCTCATCAGCCCGCCGACCGGATGCCGGTTTCATCCACGCTGCCCGTTTGCCATGGAGCGCTGCCGCACAGACGCACCGCCCATGTTCGCCGGTGACGACGGCCAGGAGTCGGCGTGCTGGCTCTATGCAGATGACGCCGCGGCCGAACGCGAAGCCGCGTTCGGGGCCAAGGAGCCAGGGGCGGCACAAGCATGA
- a CDS encoding ABC transporter permease, with protein sequence MKYFLRRLGFYLFTAWAAVTLNFFIPRMLPGDPVQSLINKFQGRLNTDAVESLYVLFGLDENRTLWEDYVAYLNNLFHGDLGISFTYFPTPVSQILTQSLPWTIALVGLSTIIGFLLGTLAGVGLGWRRGTWADNLLPIANFFSAIPYFWLGIIAIALFAVTWPVFPAAGGYDPGTLPGWNMEFIGGAIYHGILPALTIIISSISGWILGMRNMMVTVSSEDYVTVAQAKGIPERKVMFGYAARNAVLPSISGFALSLGFIVGGTLVAEMVFSYPGIGYMLFQAIGSKDYPLMQGAFLVVTISVLVASMLADFVYAFLDPRTRVEG encoded by the coding sequence ATGAAGTATTTTCTGCGCCGACTCGGCTTCTATCTGTTCACAGCGTGGGCGGCCGTCACACTCAACTTCTTCATTCCCCGCATGTTGCCTGGCGACCCCGTGCAGTCCCTGATCAACAAATTTCAGGGGCGACTCAACACGGATGCTGTCGAATCGCTGTATGTGCTGTTCGGCCTCGATGAGAATCGCACCCTGTGGGAGGACTACGTCGCCTACCTGAACAATCTGTTCCACGGCGATCTCGGCATCTCGTTCACGTACTTTCCCACCCCCGTGAGTCAGATTCTCACGCAGTCGCTCCCGTGGACGATCGCGCTCGTCGGGCTCTCGACGATCATCGGCTTTCTTCTCGGCACTCTCGCGGGTGTCGGGCTCGGCTGGCGACGCGGCACCTGGGCAGACAACCTGCTGCCGATCGCCAACTTCTTCTCTGCCATTCCCTACTTCTGGCTCGGCATCATCGCAATCGCCCTGTTCGCCGTGACGTGGCCGGTCTTCCCCGCTGCGGGCGGCTACGACCCCGGCACGCTGCCCGGGTGGAACATGGAGTTCATCGGCGGGGCGATCTACCACGGCATCCTCCCCGCCCTGACCATCATCATCAGCTCGATCTCTGGATGGATTCTCGGCATGCGCAACATGATGGTGACGGTGTCGAGCGAAGACTACGTCACCGTCGCTCAAGCGAAGGGTATTCCCGAGCGAAAGGTGATGTTCGGCTATGCCGCGCGCAACGCCGTGCTGCCGAGCATCTCCGGGTTCGCGCTGTCGCTCGGCTTCATCGTCGGAGGCACGCTCGTCGCCGAAATGGTGTTCAGTTACCCCGGCATCGGCTACATGCTCTTTCAGGCAATCGGCTCGAAGGACTACCCGCTCATGCAGGGGGCGTTCCTTGTCGTCACGATCTCGGTGCTTGTCGCGAGCATGCTCGCCGACTTCGTCTATGCATTCCTTGACCCGCGCACGAGAGTGGAGGGCTGA
- a CDS encoding beta-glucosidase family protein, with protein MSIAPTAAGGQTDASAEAPDNEHQPIGSDAELRQRLRAVPLEQRIRLLTGATPWALHEVAELDLGAIVVSDGPIGVRGVDEELTPSAQLPSPSALAATWNPQLAADLGALVAREAKRKNVDVVLAPVVNLQRTPVGGRHFECFSEDPLLTTALATPYIDAIQRNGVAACVKHYVGNESETDRTSYIARIDERALREVYLAPFEALVRDVGVWCVMAAYNRIDDGTESNLATEHAHLLVDVLKNEWGFDGVVVSDWLATQSTVASANAGLDLVMPGPGGPWEQNLLDAVRSGQVSEDTIDDKIERMLRLAERVGAIGREASVPPGVDVPRDGVDPDTHSAEATRALLREAVARSIVVLRNDGVLPLATDSSAGTSTDGAAPRRIALLGPNVVDPFIQGGGSAFVHAPYATHPADAVRAAFPAAQLTVSRGGSARAHAPGIDPALVETPDGEPGYELTLLDDHGSPLGDSVVAPGGEAWNRHVDSRARSARVRARVRLAAGTHRIDVGTCGAHSIRFNDEIVSESDVLAGSEVILNSSANNPDGPARLFARDVPFDVHIDARLQVVHADGYGTFVRFALRHEPDALSLEEEIADAVAAASDSDVALVIVGTNEETESEGWDRQNIDLPGRQDDMVRAVAATGTPTIVIVNAGGPVLLPWIDDVSAVLWWWLPGQEGGTGLVDALTGRTEPAGRLPWTLPARLDDCPVPNAVPIDGIVDYAEGVHVGYRGWLAGSATPAREFGFGLGYGTWRYSAVREIESADGDVRIEVELQNIGDRSSCETVQAYIEDASGDPSRPVRWLGGFAQTTVAAGATGIVDVRLPRRVFETWNVATSSWEHPLGPYRIRVGSSSTNLPLEITLTKPHRPLGRNVQGGTQ; from the coding sequence GTGAGCATTGCCCCCACCGCGGCTGGCGGCCAAACGGATGCCAGCGCCGAAGCGCCAGACAACGAGCATCAGCCCATCGGGTCGGATGCCGAGCTGCGGCAGCGTCTTCGCGCCGTGCCGCTGGAACAGCGTATTCGGCTGCTGACGGGAGCGACGCCCTGGGCACTCCACGAGGTTGCAGAACTCGACCTCGGCGCGATTGTCGTTTCCGACGGCCCCATCGGTGTGCGCGGGGTTGACGAAGAACTCACGCCATCGGCCCAGCTGCCGAGCCCCTCGGCGCTCGCCGCGACGTGGAACCCGCAGCTCGCTGCCGACCTCGGCGCACTCGTCGCGCGTGAAGCCAAACGCAAGAACGTCGACGTCGTGCTCGCTCCCGTCGTCAATCTGCAGCGCACACCCGTCGGTGGGCGGCACTTCGAGTGCTTCTCGGAAGACCCGCTGCTCACGACCGCACTCGCCACGCCGTACATCGACGCCATTCAGCGCAACGGTGTCGCAGCCTGCGTCAAGCACTACGTCGGCAACGAGTCCGAGACCGACAGAACGAGCTACATCGCCCGCATCGACGAGCGCGCACTCCGCGAGGTGTATCTCGCACCGTTCGAGGCACTCGTGCGTGACGTGGGCGTGTGGTGCGTCATGGCGGCGTACAACCGCATCGATGACGGCACAGAATCGAACCTCGCAACGGAGCATGCACACCTGCTCGTCGACGTGCTGAAGAACGAGTGGGGATTCGACGGCGTTGTCGTGAGCGATTGGCTTGCCACGCAGTCCACCGTCGCGAGCGCAAACGCGGGCCTTGACCTCGTGATGCCGGGGCCAGGCGGGCCGTGGGAGCAGAACCTTCTCGACGCTGTGCGCAGCGGCCAGGTGAGCGAAGACACAATCGACGACAAGATCGAGCGGATGCTGCGGCTCGCCGAGCGCGTCGGGGCCATCGGACGCGAGGCATCCGTTCCCCCTGGCGTCGACGTGCCGCGTGACGGCGTCGACCCCGACACCCACTCGGCCGAGGCAACCCGAGCGCTGCTTCGCGAAGCCGTCGCACGTTCGATCGTCGTGCTGCGCAATGACGGAGTGCTGCCGCTCGCCACAGACAGCAGCGCAGGCACGAGCACAGACGGCGCCGCGCCACGCCGCATCGCTCTTCTGGGCCCGAACGTCGTCGACCCGTTCATTCAGGGAGGCGGCAGTGCATTCGTTCATGCGCCATACGCGACGCACCCCGCAGACGCCGTGCGCGCTGCCTTCCCCGCGGCCCAGCTCACCGTCTCGCGTGGCGGCTCGGCGCGAGCGCACGCACCGGGCATCGACCCGGCCCTCGTCGAGACGCCAGACGGCGAACCCGGCTACGAGCTCACACTTCTCGACGACCACGGCTCTCCGCTCGGAGATTCGGTCGTTGCACCGGGCGGCGAGGCCTGGAACCGCCACGTCGACAGCCGCGCGCGCAGTGCGCGGGTTCGGGCACGCGTGCGACTCGCGGCAGGAACGCACCGCATTGACGTGGGTACCTGCGGCGCCCACAGCATCCGGTTCAATGACGAGATTGTGTCGGAGTCTGATGTGCTCGCCGGGTCAGAGGTGATTCTCAATTCGAGCGCCAACAACCCAGACGGCCCTGCGCGCCTGTTTGCACGCGACGTGCCGTTCGATGTGCACATCGACGCGCGCCTTCAGGTTGTGCACGCCGACGGCTACGGCACCTTCGTGCGCTTTGCGCTGCGGCACGAGCCCGATGCCCTTTCACTCGAGGAGGAGATCGCGGATGCCGTCGCGGCAGCGAGCGACTCCGATGTCGCCCTCGTGATCGTCGGCACGAACGAAGAGACCGAGTCCGAAGGCTGGGATCGGCAGAACATCGATCTGCCCGGACGGCAGGACGACATGGTGCGTGCCGTCGCAGCGACAGGGACCCCCACCATCGTGATCGTGAACGCGGGCGGCCCCGTGCTGCTGCCGTGGATCGATGACGTGTCAGCCGTTCTGTGGTGGTGGCTGCCGGGGCAAGAGGGCGGCACCGGCCTCGTCGACGCGCTCACCGGCCGCACCGAGCCCGCCGGGCGGCTGCCGTGGACGCTGCCCGCCCGTCTCGACGACTGCCCTGTTCCGAACGCGGTGCCGATTGACGGCATCGTCGACTACGCCGAGGGCGTGCACGTCGGCTATCGCGGCTGGCTCGCCGGCAGCGCCACGCCGGCCCGCGAGTTCGGCTTCGGGCTTGGCTACGGAACGTGGCGTTACAGCGCCGTGCGCGAGATCGAGAGCGCAGACGGCGACGTGCGCATCGAGGTTGAGCTGCAGAATATCGGCGACCGGTCGTCGTGCGAGACGGTTCAGGCGTATATCGAGGATGCCTCGGGCGACCCCTCGCGCCCTGTGCGGTGGCTTGGCGGCTTCGCGCAGACGACCGTCGCCGCCGGAGCAACAGGCATCGTCGACGTGAGGCTGCCGCGCCGCGTGTTCGAGACGTGGAATGTCGCAACGTCGTCATGGGAGCATCCGCTCGGCCCCTATCGCATTCGTGTCGGCAGCTCGAGCACAAACCTTCCACTCGAAATCACCCTCACAAAACCCCACCGCCCACTCGGGCGCAATGTGCAAGGAGGCACACAGTGA
- a CDS encoding BlaI/MecI/CopY family transcriptional regulator: MAGARTRERGELERAIMAVLWSSETALSARDIQESLSGRAPAYTTVLTTLDRLEAKHLVSRIAESPRKVRFAPVRSEPEQASHSMHTALADVGDRRAALLKFTGDLDDDDLAVLRAAIDSPRRKHGK, translated from the coding sequence GTGGCAGGTGCACGAACACGCGAGCGCGGTGAGCTCGAGCGCGCCATCATGGCGGTGCTCTGGTCAAGCGAGACAGCCCTCAGCGCACGCGACATCCAAGAATCGCTGAGCGGCCGCGCCCCCGCCTACACGACAGTGCTCACGACGCTCGATCGCCTCGAGGCGAAGCATCTCGTCAGCCGCATCGCCGAGTCTCCTCGCAAGGTGCGCTTTGCTCCCGTGCGCTCTGAGCCCGAGCAGGCAAGCCACTCGATGCACACGGCTCTCGCCGACGTCGGCGACCGTCGCGCGGCGCTTCTCAAGTTCACGGGAGACCTTGACGACGACGATCTCGCTGTGCTGCGCGCCGCCATCGATTCGCCGCGCCGAAAGCACGGAAAGTAG